The DNA region ACCCGgacttttatataataaacctCAAACATTTGGTggatttataataattaaatatgtatgttaaaataaagattaatattttattattttgtaaatctaagatttttttttatgtttgtgtGCCCCACCATGGGATTTAAATCTttcaaaaaatacatataaatcccaaaaaaatcaaacaaatgataaaaataattatgtagctcatattttataatataatatttaaaaccaaaatttgaATAACCTAATAAAactaagattatttaaaaataaataaatatgttctAACCTGAGCAAGCTTTCTGCATAAATTGAAGCTTAAGCTTTCCTCAATAGACTCACTACTGTATTTCCGACCCGAATATCTCACCATTGACGACCCGGATCCAGACCCGGGATGCGACCCGCTATTGCGGTTAATCCCAATTTCAAATCTAACGCAAACATAACCGTCGGATGTGTTAGCTCTCCACTTACTCCATTTGGGATCGTTGGATCCTTGACTTTCACTTTCAGAGAAAACCTGTAAAATTACATTTCCACCCCCTCCTCGTCCATTGCATCTTTCCAATAAGTTACCCACCATATGCAAAATGACCTGAAATACCCTCCTCTCGTCTCCCATTACATAATTGGGCAAAGATTTTCCAACATTAACGATAAAACCGAACCCTTTGGAAACGCATAGACATTTGGTGACACATGCGGCTTCTCTTATAGTCGAATGTAACCTAAAAGACCTAACCTCGAGAGGGAACCGACCGTTTTCCTTAGCCGACATGTCCATGACATCGTTAATCAATGTCATGAGAACATTGCTAGTTTTCAGCATTGAGTCGACGAGGATAGTTTGATGGACGGTTTGACTCTCCTCTTGCATTATTGAAAGTAAACCGAGAATGGAATGCATAGGTTTCCTCATGCCGTCGCTCATTACTTTCTGAAACGAGTTCCTAGCCTGGCTAGCCATCATCGCATTTTGCTTCGCCTGTTGAAGGGCTCGGTTTTGCTCTACTAATTTGTCCCTCATGAATTGAGATTCCTCGAGTATAGCCGAGTGGGAAAGTGCCACCGCGACTTGATCAGCCACGACTGTTACTATCTCGAGTTCTTGACTCCTCCATGATCGCCCTTCCCCGCCAGGGAGAACAAGAACTAGAATTGAGTAACAAGCCTGAATGAGCTCCGGGGTTCCTCCTTTGAAATTACAAACTCGAAGCATAGGCATTCGAATGGCTGCAATGGGTCCTGTTTCGGTCACAGACCCTGTCACCAGAGGGGAATCACGTTCCAGCAACTTAACATCTTTACTCCCCTTGATCAATTGAACATCTGGATCGTTAATTGGGATCGACAGGTTATAAACATCAGATATATTCCTTCCTTTTAACTCATGGGTCAGATTCATCTCTGTTTTACCTTCATTCGGCATCCAAACAGCACAATAACGAAGATCCAGCGTTTTCGAGAGTTCATCCAGCGTAGTGTACAGAATCGTGTGGCGATCCAGCGATTTACGAATCTCCTGAGTGAGCATTCTAACGTGTAAACCCGCCTCGTTCTTCCTCCTAATAATTCCTACTTCCCGACCGAGATCCCatgtcttcttcttcaacatgaATTCGCGAGTCTTCACTTTGAGAAGCATTGGGATGAGAGTGATTAGGGTTATTGCAGTCGCAAACGAGACCAAAGCAGTGAGAAATTTGAAGATGGTTAAAGCTAACATAAGCTGAAATGGGTGAGGACCGTAAGTCCAACCGTTGAGTAAATGTGTCATACCACAGAGAACTATGAAAGCAATGAACTGAAAAAGTACCCATTTGAAAGGAACATTGGAGCAGCTAACAAAGTAAAGAAGCTCGATCGGGATCGAGAAATAAGCAACCGCGATTAAGAAATCGCTAACTTTTTGACATTCCATAATCATCTCAATGCTCCAGAAACCATCTTCGTTACAATCGCATCTGGAGAATCCATTATCTGATGCAGTAGAGATTGacaaaagaagagaagaaatcaACAACCCAAATACCAATGCCTTTGACATTACAATCCAAatcctttcttctttcttcttgttcttcttcaaatCCCAATAAACCAGTGATTACCTAAAATcgatttcatatttaaaaattaaaaaacagaTTGAGAAACAGAAATGCAGACGAATGATGAATGTgat from Impatiens glandulifera chromosome 5, dImpGla2.1, whole genome shotgun sequence includes:
- the LOC124939910 gene encoding protein EIN4-like, which produces MSKALVFGLLISSLLLSISTASDNGFSRCDCNEDGFWSIEMIMECQKVSDFLIAVAYFSIPIELLYFVSCSNVPFKWVLFQFIAFIVLCGMTHLLNGWTYGPHPFQLMLALTIFKFLTALVSFATAITLITLIPMLLKVKTREFMLKKKTWDLGREVGIIRRKNEAGLHVRMLTQEIRKSLDRHTILYTTLDELSKTLDLRYCAVWMPNEGKTEMNLTHELKGRNISDVYNLSIPINDPDVQLIKGSKDVKLLERDSPLVTGSVTETGPIAAIRMPMLRVCNFKGGTPELIQACYSILVLVLPGGEGRSWRSQELEIVTVVADQVAVALSHSAILEESQFMRDKLVEQNRALQQAKQNAMMASQARNSFQKVMSDGMRKPMHSILGLLSIMQEESQTVHQTILVDSMLKTSNVLMTLINDVMDMSAKENGRFPLEVRSFRLHSTIREAACVTKCLCVSKGFGFIVNVGKSLPNYVMGDERRVFQVILHMVGNLLERCNGRGGGGNVILQVFSESESQGSNDPKWSKWRANTSDGYVCVRFEIGINRNSGSHPGSGSGSSMVRYSGRKYSSESIEESLSFNLCRKLAQMMQGNIWMVQNPEGFEQSMTLVLRFQIRPSIVLGLSETGESSTDHPNSSNSLFRGLQILLVHNDIINTAVTKKLLQKLGCTVTTVSTGYECLSALGSSVSSFQIVLLDLQLSDINGLDVAIRIRKFRSRNWPLIIAMSARVDEDVWSRCLQIGINGVVQMPMVLQGIAAELRRTLLKANKGM